TCCTCTCTTTTTTTCTCTGAGCATGGGTGAGATTGAGAATGCGTGTGTGTGGGGTTTAGAGATAGTGACGGGGTGAGGTGAGTGAAAAATGTTGGTGTATGACTAAggttagaaaagaaaaaaatatttaaaagtagATTTCACCatcttacttatttatttatttacttatttttctgGCTATTATAATATGTCATCAAATAATCGTTTAACCACTTATCTctcattttattaataatttttttataaaatatcttttcaattttattatagaaaataagaaaatatatgttttaaattagtATATTGATAAAGTCATTTCTAAAGTTCATATACAacttaatttcataaaaaaatacaCAAGTAATTTTATGAATATGTATAATGCATAACAATCAagtaaaggaacataaaacataaatttatattactaaaaatttataatattagaaaaaaattgaaaataaaatattaaagagaTTAAAAATTACNNNNNNNNNNNNNNNNNNNNNNNNNNNNNNNNNNNNNNNNNNNNNNNNNNNNNNNNNNNNNNNNNNNNNNNNNNNNNNNNNNNNNNNNNNNNNNNNNNNNNNNNNNNNNNNNNNNNNNNNNNNNNNNNNNNNNNNNNNNNNNNNNNNNNNNNNNNNNNNNNNNNNNNNNNNNNNNNNNNNNNNNNNNNNNNNNNNNNNNNNNNNNNNNNNNNNNNNNNNNNNNNNNNNNNNNNNNNNNNNNNNNNNNNNNNNNNNNNNNNNNNNNNNNNNNNNNNNNNNNNNNNNNNNNNNNNNNNNNNNNNNNNNNNNNNNNNNNNNNNNNNNNNNNNNNNNNNNNNNNNNNNNNNNNNNNNNNNNNAGAttaaaaattacataaataatttaaatatttaaatatttaaaataataatagttaattaaaattcaagaaagtataaaaaagaaaaagatagtcTTACCTCAGGAAAGTTAAGTTGGAGTAAAgctttttttttaaccaaaatatTTGGATTGAGAAAGTGAAAAGTTAGgtagaaataaagataaaaagagaCAAGAGAATAAAGTGATACACGAGTATGAATAAAAATAGGTTAGATAGACCTATTACAAAAGAAGCAGTCTGTTCTATTACAAAAGAGACTCAATCTCAGTTTATTATAAaagttttaatatattaatatatcaGGCCTAAGTAAAAATGATAATTGGACTCTATGGGACGGGGACCCCTTGCCGCATCTCCCGTCCCTGTTTAGTAAAGCCTCTTATTTCCATCTTATTCTCGTCACAGgtaggggtggcaagcggggaagcccgccccgccccgtcCCTCCCCTACTACAAGAAAGTATTAGAATAGTGACCGATTTTAGCGACCGAAAAAATTAGTTGCTAATAGCGACTGATTTAGCGACCCATATAGAATTTTTAGGACAAAAAAAAtattggtcgctaaatcggtcgctaaattacaTTCAGCGACCGATTTTAGTGACCAACAAAATCGGTCACTAATAGCAACTGGATTAGCGACTGATAAAGTTTTAATACAACTAAAATAAAGCTGGTCACTAAAATCGGtcgttattttttaatttagcgaccgaattagcaaccaaaacaGAAAATAACGTCTTTAGAACTGTTGGTCACAAAATCggttgctattttttattttagcgaCTGATTTTGCAACTAATAGTGAAATATGGTGAATAACTGTTTGGTCGCTAAATAACTGGTCGCTAAATCGATTGCTAATTATTAAGTTAGCAACTGATTTTAGTGACTcacaaaatcagtcactaatagcCACCGAATTAGCGACCGATTAGTTTTAtacaaccaaaataaaattagtcactaaaatcggtcgctcttttttaatttaacaaccaaaacaaaagaaagaaatatcCTTAGAACTCTTAATCACAAAATATCGATTTTACAACcgatcaataaataaataaaaattggttgGTTACTAATTCGGTCACTAAAATTATAATCACTCGGTTAGCGACAGACTAATTTTATAAACTAACCGATCACAAATTCGGCcgctaattaaaaaaaaaaatattatgtgaGTTACCCTCGTTAGTACCCCTCCCTGGTTTCATTTCCTAATTCGTGTCTTCTCCATTTCTCCTCAGTGCGGCGCCGTCTTCGGTCTACTGCCGCCGCGCCATCTTCACTCTACTGCCGCCGCGCCGTCGTCACTCCACTACCGCCGCGTCCGGCGTCTCTCCGTCAAACTCGCGTCGCCATCGCACCGTCAAACTCGCGTCGCCGTCGCGCCGTCGCACCGTCACACTCGCATCGCCGTTGCTCCGTCACACTCGCGTCGCCGTCGCTCTGTCCTTCAgttactctctctctttctctttgctCAGTTTCATTCTTCAACTCTAAAACCTCCATTGATGATTGACCTAAAATTTATCAATTTCAGAATTCAGTGCCATCTTTCAAACTTCACGGATGAACCACAACTGAGTTCAACTTCTCATTGTTGCATTATGAAGAGGCTCTTCTGCTGATTTGGTATGTGGATTTTTTTCATCGAAGCTCTTTTTGTTgaaaattgttctttattttgtgGTTACTGAAATATATAATGCAACAATTCAGAAGGTCTGTGACTACCATGGACTTTGTTATTTTGTGCAGGCGAACCAGGAGACAGTTCAGAAGGTCTGTGACATAGTCAAGAAGCAATTGGCACTGCCAGAGGGTTCAAGTGTCACTGGAGAGTCCAAGTTTGCTGCCCTTGGAGCTGATTCTCTTTACACAGTACTTTCACATTTTCTTAAACTTCATCTCTGAATTTATAATAATCGCCATTCTTTGTTTCGTCATTTCAGATTTTGTGCAACCTCCTATCCGCTTGTTCTGTCGCCGGAGCTTACTCTTCCGCTGGAAAATGGATAAGTCAGTTTCGTATTCCCAAACTACCCTTCCCTCGTTCCTTTAAACCCTAGTCATGAGCAATTCAGCACTGCTTATTCATAATTACTATCTTAACTGTATACAGATCCAATTTTACAAGTGTTTCTGAATTTATTTAGGGTTAATTTCTTAGCGTAACAATGCAATTTAGCTTTTCTGCAATGTGCTGCATTCTTGGAAGTTATACATGGAGCCATTGGTGGGTTTTACTATACACTCAAAAATCAAAATCACATTCTTTGCAACCAATTTCATTTTATCAACATTTACATTGCAATGCACAAATTAAATTGTGTAACTTTTCAGGGCTTGTGCCAAGTGGAGCATTGCTTCCTCTCATGCAATGGGGAGGGAGGACACATTTTCTGCTTGCTATTGTTACCAAACTTGATGaggttcttcactttcttctctttcaCCATACACTTAATTATATCATGTTTGGTTTAGATTTTGGTAAAAGAAAAAATCTTGTTCATTGTAATCTAGCTTTTCTGCAAATTATACTTTCTGCAGGTCCAAAAGTTACCTTCAGTTTTTATCACCTTTTTCGCATGGAGCATAAGCGAGgtgatttgatttttaattattctatggattggattggtttggtttggtttcatttaattttctagCATGACCTTGCCATGTGAACAGTCATAAGTTACTAAATCATTACCAAGTTCTGATGCACATAGTGTGTTATATATGCACATGCATGACATGGCCATTTTCCTAATAAGATTTATTAATAAGAAAGATGATTGTGCTGCAATAATCTTTGGAGATGCAGGTCATTAGATACTCACATTATGCTTTTAGCTGCATTGGAAATTGCCCTTATTGGATAACCTATCTCAggtaattcttctattttatcacAATTTCTCAGACTGTCACATAAATTAACTGAAATCTGAATTTAAAGCGTTCTGTTATTAGCACAATACATTTCAACTTTTTCTCAAATCTAAGCTTGACTTGTTTTATCCTTTAATTAGGTACACTGCGTTTATTGTGCTGTATCCTTTGGGAGTAGGTCCTGGTGAAAGTGAGTTCATATATTATATGGCTATCTGATTTTCTGAATTTTGTTTCTAGTTGACTTTAAAATTCACCCTTTCCTTTCATATTGTCATGGCAAactgttttcttttctttccttttttcattATATTAAGTATTGCAACTGATCAGTGAATATCATGCAGTTTGGATCATGTACCGGGCACTTCCAATTGTAAAGAAGAAGAACCTCTATTCAGAAACCTTTTCAGGCCTCCCATTTAGCTACTATAATTTCCTTAAGGTATGTTTAACATTTTGTTTAGATATTTCAACAATTATCTACTCTTGTAACTAGTTTAGTTATGGCTATTATCCCTTcaaaagaaagaagcaaaaaagaaaaaaaaaaatacaaaggtAACTGCTATGATATGTTTCCTATAAATGGAGCTGGTACTTTaatttgcattaaatagaaattagAAAGAGTGGTTATATGATAAATGGCCTGACTTATACTTTGCTTTATATATTTTGTTTATGAAGGAACAAGCATTTTCTTTAATAATAGTTCTTTGGAATAAATCAGGTCTATATCATTGGAGGAGATGGAACTCAGAGAGGTGCTAGCAGGATTTTTGAGGAGGTTAGAAGGCGTGGTCTCAAAGTTGCTGTTGTAGGAATCCCCAAAACCATAGATAATGACATCCCGGTACATATAGATTCTTTTTCTATTCCTTAATGGTCTTTTGTGTATTTCAATTCTTTTAACTAACTTGGCAAATGCTTTTTTTTTTGGATAGGTTATTGATAAGTCATTCGGGTTTGATACAGCTGTTGAGGAGGCTCAACGTGCTATAAATGCAACACATGTTGAAGCTGAGAGCATCGAGAATGGCATAGGTGTTGTCAAGCTCATGGGAAGATACAGTGGTAATTTTCTAGAATCATCACATCAGCATACTCTTATATGTTAGCAAGCCTGATATTTTGTGATGAATGGTGCAGGGTTTATTTCAATGTATGCTACTCTTGCGAGTCGAGATGTGGATTGCTGCTTAATTCCAGAGTCACCCTTTTACCTGGAAGGGCCAGGTGGATTGCTTGAATTTGTAGAAAGGAGACTCAAAGAAAACGGCCACATGGTTGGTGGCTCTTCGGATAGATATACTCTTTTTTGTCATCGCTAGCACCTCTCTGAGTTCCATCTCCCTattgcatttttttcttattgtttaaaaatagttctttgtatGCTTATGAATTCATTTGCATTTGAATATTGTCTTATGCTTGTTCTAACTAGATATTGAATAGAGCATAGTTGTTCATGAAttatttttatcatgttttagtttAGATTGTGGATCATAAATTTGATGTATTTatgaatttttaatattttaaattctatatTTTTATGTAGACATTGTGAATGTTTtggtatttatttgaaaaattaatcTATGCATGATTCTTTCTAAATTTTGtggaaatataattatttatgaaaattaAGTTTTAAGTTTTAATATTGGTAAATGTGAGGGACCGATTCACTCTACGTAGATTTACTGAAACGCAAGAAAGCCTTTCACTGGCAGGCGATTGTGTTTTCATTGGATTTCTCGTTACTCATGTTAGCATTCTCACTTCTGATATCTCCAGGTGTTGTCACCAAAAATCTTCTTCGATTGACAGAATGTCCTGTTACTGACACTTTAAAAAGCTACTTTCAAGGTCTCGTCGCTTCGGTGAATCACTTGAGCCCTGATACATTTTCGGTGCCATGGAGGTAAAAATCTATAAtctataattataaaattaggaaCAACAACCGATCTAGTGACCGATTTAGATTTTTAGTTCAGGAATTAGCGACCAATTTAGCGACTGATTTTAGATTTTTAAATCAGGTATTAGCGACTGATTTAGCGACCGTTTCCAtggcgaccgatttagcgactaATTTACTTAGCGACTAATACTCTTTGGTAAAGGTTTGGTGGCCTTGTTCAAAAATCGGTTGCTATTTTCTAATTAGCGACCATGGTTTTAGCGACCACCAGAATCGGTCGCTATTTCGATAATTTCTTGTAGCGCCAGAAGCCCGCCCTTTGGCGGGCTGGCCCGTCCCGCCCTGTCTAGTGAGGCGGTCCCAGAATCCCNNNNNNNNNNNNNNNNNNNNNNNNNNNNNNNNNNNNNNNNNNNNtaacaataatgtaaattaattttaaaaattatattgacAGGTTTGTGAAGGTTTAAAACTTCTACAAAATAGCTgttatttttaaaatagaaaatttttgtgGGGGGTTTTGAACCGCCATAAACATTGACCAAGAACTGCCacaaaaattcaatataaaacccccactaaacacacacaaaacTCCCCATTGAATAGAttttggaggtttttaaaaacttCCACAAAAGACCTCGTGGTACCTCAAATTTTGGGAGTTTTAGAAATCTCCACAAACCATTTGGTaggggttataaacctccacaaataagagaaaaaactgtcacaaataaacaaaaatcttGTAGTGTTTAAGTGTTCTAAAAATGACAGACATCATAATCACAAATATATTTCTGGATCATATGTAACAAATTTGTATCCCTCCTTGACTAGCTAGAAGACTAAATATATGTGAAGTGCTAATACTAATTTTCAAGACTTCAACGTGTTCATCATTTATATAATATATGCCTCTGGCATTTTTTTATGAGTAGGTAACATATGATTGCATTGTGTATCTAATAGATTATGGTTGTGTtcatgagagaaaaaaaaatgtcACCTTCAAGTTTCAGACTTTCATGTACAAATTTAACATCTATTGGGCCTTCACACTCAATTCTTGTTTCCAATATAGGCTCCTTCTTCCTATTTTTCGTCGCGTAATACTTTTCCTCCCTAAATCCTTGCCGATGACATGCAAACTTTTGTTTGTAAACCTCATCAATACTGTTTTTGAAAGTTTTACTACTCTTCTCTTACATTAAAATCTTAGACTTTGAGTACTTCAGATAAAAATCAAATGCAAGTTGCAAAGTAACTAGCAAAGTGATATCTATCAATTTTCTCCACACAAATTTAAGTGAAATTTAAAATTGTAATGTCTTGCACGGAGTCAACCATATACGCAGCTTCAAGGACATTCTCTGACagattaattttagaaaaatactcCCCTAAGTAAAATTATCTCCCAAATATTCTTCAGATTCATACTATTCATCCATCATATCTTGATCACATACTATCTCTTTTTGTTGGTTAATGTCATCGTTCTCCTGGTACTGCTCATACATCTCAGTGTCCGTAAATATATCTGGCATCttaaaattattcaataaaaaaatattcaataaactAGATCATAtaacactaaaaaaataaaactcaTACAATGAACGAAGATttaaataaatcttttcaaataatTGGTTGTTGTTTGTATAATAAAAAATTTCTgagtatatataattattttcttCAATCAATCAATTGGATAATTTAATGAATCAGTTGTTTTTCTCAACCAATCAATTGAATAACTCATGAAATCAATTGTTTTCTTAAAAAAAGCAATTGTTTTAAAGAAAACATGGTTCACTGATCAATCTATTGTTTTAAAGAAAAAAACATATTTCTTCACTTATCAACGATTGGATTAAAGAATATTCGCTAACCAATCAATTTTCGAATAAAAACAATTGATTGTTTCCTAATCGACATAAGATGAAAAAGGACTCTCACGAATCAATTGATTATTATAATGACGAAATCGACTGCAGATTGTTATTTCTACAAGTGCGAAGTTCGTGAACGATGAACAAATTGAAAATCAACAAGATGGAAATCAACAAGATGGATAAAGCAATAAAAAAACGATGAACAGATTGATAATCAAAAAGATTTGATGGATAATTACAATTATAGAATTGGATAATTAAAAAACAAATTGATGATAGATTTTgcactaattattaattttagtatTGGACCATTTTATAGATAGTTATTTCCACGATCCTAGTATTTTGGTAATTACTTATGCACGTATTCAAATAGTTTTATTATAACCAAAATTTTCTCTAATTAAAATAGgtcttacattatttattttattcgaaTTTTCGATTTATAAGTATAAGGGAGTCGGATTATAACTAATGAATCATTCCCTAAATAAACTTTTTGTTCTTTTCCTCTCTTATATAATTCTCGTAACCATCGTATTTTTATTCTTATGAATGAATAGGTTATTTCTGTATTCACTATAACTAATCGTATGAGAATATATGTATGTTGATTTCGTGCTTTCACTTTTCACCAAAATGTGAACAAAAAGTCTCCAATGGATGTGCTGTCATCATACCATCTACAAGATCACGTCACACGGCATTTAATGTTCTAAAGTAATATCTTATATCATCGGTTACATATTCTGGGATAATTTTAACAATTTGTATACATACAACCCAAGGGTTTGTTAGGGGTTAGGAGTCAGGACCCCAAAATAGTGTGAAACCAAAATCATGTCAAAGGATGGATTCTCCAATTTGTGGCTGTTTTAGCACTCCTGATGATTATTAACTCCTTGAAGTAAAACGATATAAAGGAAATAATATTTGCatcattttttatattattaaatatatattttattttttatataaaagataaatattttatttttcatttttattaattatttataatatatatagaGAGGAAATATAGGAAGCCAATGAAATATATGTACAATGTATACAATGTGGGTTTAGAGATGTTCGATTTAGTAGGATATCAGATATTTATTATCCTGGTACCCGGATGGTTATTCTGAATAGTAtgtattgtgtttgagaaattagtagtattttattttgaatgttaattttttaactcatattggacCAAACACATTGTATAGATATTCTATTAGCTCCCTAGCagaattcatatatatatatatataacatttctTATTATAGAAGTTTTCTTGTTCATTTTGACATGATTGAATTTGAGGCAGCAGTTGACCAAACAATACAAAATTGTGGCTGCATATTAAACTTTAGTTTCTAGATAGAgagatttttcatttttttgtgcTTATAGAAGTTTTGtctaatttatctaaaaataaagataaaataagatgaaatttattcttttttttttaattcatgaaTAAAATTTAGGCATCATAAAAAAAGACTTTCTAAAAATTATTAACAAACTTATGTTTGNNNNNNNNNNNNNNNNNNNNNNNNNNNNNNNNNNNNNNNNNNNNNNNNNNNNNNNNNNNNNNNNNNNNNNNNNNNNNNNNNNNNNNNNNNNNNNNNNNNNNNNNNNNNNNNNNNNNNNNNNNNNNNNNNNNNNNNNNNNNNNNNNNNNNNNNNNNNNNNNNNNNNNNNNNNNNNNNNNNNNNNNNNNNNNNNNNNNNNNNNNNNNNNNNNNNNNNNNNNNNNNNNNNNNNNNNNNNNNNNNNNNNNNNNNNNNNNNNNNNNNNNNNNNNNNNNNNNNNNNNNNNNNNNNNNNNNNNNNNNNNNNNNNNNNNNNNNNNNNNNNNNNNNNNNNNNNNNNNNNNNNNNNNNNNNNNNNNNNNNNNNNNNNNNNNNNNNNNNNNNNNNNNNNNNNNNNNNNNNNNNNNNNNNNNNNNNNNNNNNNNNNNNNNNNNNNNNNNNNNNNNNNNNNNNNNNNNNNNNNNNNNNCTATCTATCAAATGTTAAGCAATTAACCATTTTAAtgtaaaaaagagaaaatgattagtattaatttaaatataagacaaaaataagaaaaaatgttTACCACCTAAAATTAATCTATGTTTATGATAAAGCCAAGGAAATAAAGCAAGATAGTTATATCAAAAGCATGAAATAAGAAGGTATTGGATATAAGTGAACGAAGAAGTTTTAGGGAtcgatatttttattaaaatttagtcaatatttaatcattaaaaaaaatatataattttataccaTTAAATATAATCTTTTACTATTAAAAATACAACTTTGCTAGATAGACAACAGAGATTGTGAATAATATGAACAATTGGCTGCACTTTCGGCCCACAGaagatgaaagaaaaaaaatagttcATTATAAATTATCCTCTAAAATCATACTTTCACTTTTTACACTTTAACCATCCACCTCCTAACCATTTTACCATCGCATACACCCCTTCCTAAATCCTCATTGCGCCGTCAGTCCCTCCCTCATCAGCTAGCCTCAACGTTGTCGAGCTTCTTCTCCATCAAGCCGTCGGTTTAAAATGAAAATAACCATCTACATATTTATTAAAATGAACATCTAGCAAATTTCATTGTATCTACTTAAATCCAATCTAAATTAAATGAACATTtactttagaataaaaataaccatctacAAACTTAGTAGAATGAATATCCACACTggaaaaaggaaagaagaggaggaggaggagaaccaCGGTGGCGGAGGGAGGACGGCAGCAAGACAACGCGAGACAGCCGCAGTGGCGCATGGGGAACGCGCGCGATGGCATCACTTGCGTAGCAGCAGCCGGCAGCAACATGGCAACAACTCCTGGCGCGGCACTGTAGCAACTAGGGGTGGTAAACGGGCCTAAACCTGCCGGACCAGCCCGCGTAACCTACCAAAAAAGGCAGGCCGAGCTGGAAAATTGGGACCGCTAAATATcaaaagcccgcctaacccgcaccgcttaaaccgtgGGCTTTGGCGGGACGGGGCGGGCTTCCTCGCCAGGATTAGTATTTTTTAGCAAg
The DNA window shown above is from Arachis ipaensis cultivar K30076 chromosome B08, Araip1.1, whole genome shotgun sequence and carries:
- the LOC107610448 gene encoding uncharacterized protein LOC107610448; its protein translation is MIIGLYGTGTPCRISRPCLVKPLISILFSSQVGVASGEARPAPSLPYYKKCGAVFGLLPPRHLHSTAAAPSSLHYRRVRRLSVKLASPSHRQTRVAVAPSHRHTRIAVAPGSSADLANQETVQKVCDIVKKQLALPEGSSVTGESKFAALGADSLYTILCNLLSACSVAGAYSSAGKWITFLQCAAFLEVIHGAIGLVPSGALLPLMQWGGRTHFLLAIVTKLDEVQKLPSVFITFFAWSISEVIRYSHYAFSCIGNCPYWITYLRYTAFIVLYPLGVGPGEIWIMYRALPIVKKKNLYSETFSGLPFSYYNFLKFFGINQVYIIGGDGTQRGASRIFEEVRRRGLKVAVVGIPKTIDNDIPVIDKSFGFDTAVEEAQRAINATHVEAESIENGIGVVKLMGRYSGFISMYATLASRDVDCCLIPESPFYLEGPGGLLEFVERRLKENGHMVGGSSDRYTLFCHR